From Epinephelus lanceolatus isolate andai-2023 chromosome 12, ASM4190304v1, whole genome shotgun sequence, the proteins below share one genomic window:
- the LOC144464965 gene encoding immunoglobulin lambda-1 light chain-like, which translates to MILLHHLDSFTSADTFNSTQVFVSLSLTVGGEWYVIFGSGTKLFVTDEQVVKPVVSVYPAASRAHLEGKSSLLCLASAMFPPLVRFSWKRQEENGPLLPAEGEQLELRESGRTAAILLIRQKEIGTYKYRCSVQHQGGTVEAQTQQEVSYFPVQTLQFRVKLLCVLYTVLIVKSLVYCCGLSLLMILRNKGPSTNCTHAD; encoded by the exons ATGATACTGCTTCATCATTTGGACTCCTTCACCTCAGCTGACACATTCAACAGCACACAGGTTTTTGTatcactctctctcactgtgGGAGGTGAATGGTACGTGATCTTTGGCTCAGGAACTAAACTGTTTGTAACAG ATGAGCAGGTAGTGAAGCCCGTGGTGAGCGTGTACCCAGCAGCATCCAGAGCCCACCTGGAGGGGAAGAGCTCCCTGCTGTGTCTGGCCTCAGCCATGTTTCCTCCTCTGGTCCGCTTCTCCTGGAAAAGACAAGAGGAGAATGGACCTCTGCTCCCTGCTGAGGGAGAGCAGCTGGAGCTCAGAGAGTCGGGACGCACCGCCGCCATCTTGCTGATCCGTCAAAAAGAGATTGGTACATATAAATACcgctgctccgtccagcaccaGGGGGGCACAGTGGAGGCCCAAACACAACAAG aGGTTTCCTACTTTCCAGTCCAGACTTTGCAGTTCAGGGTGAAGCTGCTCTGTGTGCTGTACACAGTGCTGATAGTGAAGAGTctggtgtactgctgtggactctCTCTGCTGATGATCCTCAGAAACAAGGGACCGTCCACCAACTGCACACATGCTGACTGA